A window of Castor canadensis chromosome 10, mCasCan1.hap1v2, whole genome shotgun sequence contains these coding sequences:
- the Actr8 gene encoding actin-related protein 8 isoform X1 — protein MTQAEKGDAENGKEKGGEKEKEQRGVKRPIVPALVPESLQEQIQSNFIVVIHPGSTTLRIGRATDTLPASIPHVIARRHKQQGQPLYKDSWLLREGLNKPESNEQRQNGLKMVDQAIWSKKMSNGTRRIPVSPEQARAYNKQMRPAILDHCSGNKWTNTSHHPEYLVGEEALYVNPLDSYNIHWPIRRGQLNIHPGPGGSLTAVLADIEVIWSHAILKYLEIPLKDLKYYRCILLIPDIYNKQHVKELVNMILMKMGFSGIVVHQESVCATFGSGLSSTCIVDVGDQKTSVCCVEDGVSHRNTRLCLAYGGSDVSRCFYWLMQRAGFPYRECQLTNKMDCLLLQHLKETFCHLDQDISGLQDHEFQIRHPDSPALLYQFRLGDEKLQAPMALFYPATFGIVGQKMTTLQHRSQGDPEDPHDEHYLLATQSKQEQSAKATADRKSASKPIGFEGDLRGQSSDLPERLHSQEVDLGSSQGDCLMAGNDSEEALTALMSRKTAISLFEGKALGLDKAILHSIDCCSSDDTKKKMYSSILVVGGGLMFHKAQEFLQHRILNKMPPSFRRIIENVDVITRPKDMDPRLIAWKGGAVLACLDTTQELWIYQREWQRFGVRMLRERAAFVW, from the exons ATGACCCAGGCCGAAAAGGGGGACGCGGAGAATGGGAAGGAGAAGGgcggggagaaagagaaggagcagCGCGGCGTGAAGCGGCCCATCGTACCTGCGCTTGTGCCAGAGTCGCTGCAGGAG caaATCCAGAGCAACTTCATCGTTGTCATCCATCCAGGTTCAACAACTTTAAGAATTGGTCGAGCTACAGACACACTTCCTGCCAGTATTCCTCATGTCATTGCACGAAGACATAAACAACAAGGGCAGCCCCTGTACAAAGACAGCTGGCTCCTGAGGGAAGGACTAAAT AAACCTGAAAGTAATGAACAAAGACAAAATGGCCTTAAAATGGTGGATCAAGCAATATGGTCTAAAAAAATGTCAAATGGTACAAGACGCATTCCTGTGTCCCCTGAACAG gCACGCGCCTACAACAAGCAGATGCGGCCTGCAATTTTAGATCACTGTTCAGGAAATAAGTGGACAAACACATCTCATCATCCTGAGTATTTGGTAGGAGAAGAG GCCTTGTATGTTAATCCACTGGACAGTTACAATATTCATTGGCCTATCAGAAGAGGTCAGTTAAATATTCACCCAGGACCTGGGGGCTCCCTTACAGCTGTTCTGGCAGATATTGAAGTAATATGGTCTCATGCAATACTAAAGTACTTGGAAATCCCACTGAAAGATTTAAAG TACTACAGATGTATCCTGTTAATTCCTGATATCTACAATAAACAGCATGTGAAAGAACTAGTGAATATGATATTAATGAAGATGGGTTTTTCAG GAATTGTGGTCCACCAGGAGTCTGTGTGTGCCACCTTTGGAAGTGGCTTGAGCAGCACCTGTATTGTAGATGTTGGGGACCAGAAGACAAGCGTATGCTGTGTGGAGGATGGGGTGTCCCATCGGAACACTCG GCTCTGTCTGGCATATGGGGGATCTGATGTGTCTAGATGTTTTTACTGGCTCATGCAGCGTGCTGGGTTCCCTTATAGGGAATGCCAGTTAACAAATAAAATGGATTGTCTTCTTCTGCAGCACCTTAAAGAAACCTTCTGTCATTTAGATCAG GACATCTCTGGGCTTCAGGACCATGAGTTTCAGATTCGGCATCCAGATTCTCCTGCTCTGCTTTACCAGTTTCGATTAGGAGATGAAAAACTCCAG GCTCCCATGGCATTATTTTACCCAGCGACTTTTGGAATTGTTGGACAGAAAATGACAACTTTGCAGCACAGATCCCAGGGTGATCCTGAGGATCCTCATGATGAACATTACCTGCTGGCCACGCAGAGCAAGCAAGAACAG TCTGCAAAAGCTACTGCTGACCGAAAATCTGCATCCAAACCCATTGGATTTGAAGGAGATCTTCGTGGGCAGTCCTCTGATCTTCCAGAAAGACTCCATTCTCAGGAAGTGGACTTGGGGTCCTCCCAGGGAGACTGTCTGATGGCTGGCAATGATTCTGAGGAGGCCCTCACTGCGCTGATGTCCAGGAAAACTGCCATCTCCCTATTTGAAGGGAAAGCCCTGGGCCTTGATAAAGCCATTCTTCATAGCATAGACTGCTGTT CATCTGATgataccaaaaagaaaatgtacagcTCCATCCTGGTGGTGGGAGGTGGCTTGATGTTTCACAAAGCTCAAGAATTTCTGCAGCACAGAATTCTCAACAAAATGCCACCTTCATTCAGGCGAATTATTGAAAATGTGGATGTGATCACAAGGCCCAAG GACATGGATCCCCGGCTGATTGCGTGGAAGGGAGGGGCAGTGTTGGCCTGTTTGGATACTACACAAGAGCTGTGGATTTACCAGCGAGAATGGCAGCGCTTTGGTGTCCGCATGTTACGAGAGCGAGCTGCTTTCGTGTGGTGA
- the Actr8 gene encoding actin-related protein 8 isoform X2, giving the protein MVDQAIWSKKMSNGTRRIPVSPEQARAYNKQMRPAILDHCSGNKWTNTSHHPEYLVGEEALYVNPLDSYNIHWPIRRGQLNIHPGPGGSLTAVLADIEVIWSHAILKYLEIPLKDLKYYRCILLIPDIYNKQHVKELVNMILMKMGFSGIVVHQESVCATFGSGLSSTCIVDVGDQKTSVCCVEDGVSHRNTRLCLAYGGSDVSRCFYWLMQRAGFPYRECQLTNKMDCLLLQHLKETFCHLDQDISGLQDHEFQIRHPDSPALLYQFRLGDEKLQAPMALFYPATFGIVGQKMTTLQHRSQGDPEDPHDEHYLLATQSKQEQSAKATADRKSASKPIGFEGDLRGQSSDLPERLHSQEVDLGSSQGDCLMAGNDSEEALTALMSRKTAISLFEGKALGLDKAILHSIDCCSSDDTKKKMYSSILVVGGGLMFHKAQEFLQHRILNKMPPSFRRIIENVDVITRPKDMDPRLIAWKGGAVLACLDTTQELWIYQREWQRFGVRMLRERAAFVW; this is encoded by the exons ATGGTGGATCAAGCAATATGGTCTAAAAAAATGTCAAATGGTACAAGACGCATTCCTGTGTCCCCTGAACAG gCACGCGCCTACAACAAGCAGATGCGGCCTGCAATTTTAGATCACTGTTCAGGAAATAAGTGGACAAACACATCTCATCATCCTGAGTATTTGGTAGGAGAAGAG GCCTTGTATGTTAATCCACTGGACAGTTACAATATTCATTGGCCTATCAGAAGAGGTCAGTTAAATATTCACCCAGGACCTGGGGGCTCCCTTACAGCTGTTCTGGCAGATATTGAAGTAATATGGTCTCATGCAATACTAAAGTACTTGGAAATCCCACTGAAAGATTTAAAG TACTACAGATGTATCCTGTTAATTCCTGATATCTACAATAAACAGCATGTGAAAGAACTAGTGAATATGATATTAATGAAGATGGGTTTTTCAG GAATTGTGGTCCACCAGGAGTCTGTGTGTGCCACCTTTGGAAGTGGCTTGAGCAGCACCTGTATTGTAGATGTTGGGGACCAGAAGACAAGCGTATGCTGTGTGGAGGATGGGGTGTCCCATCGGAACACTCG GCTCTGTCTGGCATATGGGGGATCTGATGTGTCTAGATGTTTTTACTGGCTCATGCAGCGTGCTGGGTTCCCTTATAGGGAATGCCAGTTAACAAATAAAATGGATTGTCTTCTTCTGCAGCACCTTAAAGAAACCTTCTGTCATTTAGATCAG GACATCTCTGGGCTTCAGGACCATGAGTTTCAGATTCGGCATCCAGATTCTCCTGCTCTGCTTTACCAGTTTCGATTAGGAGATGAAAAACTCCAG GCTCCCATGGCATTATTTTACCCAGCGACTTTTGGAATTGTTGGACAGAAAATGACAACTTTGCAGCACAGATCCCAGGGTGATCCTGAGGATCCTCATGATGAACATTACCTGCTGGCCACGCAGAGCAAGCAAGAACAG TCTGCAAAAGCTACTGCTGACCGAAAATCTGCATCCAAACCCATTGGATTTGAAGGAGATCTTCGTGGGCAGTCCTCTGATCTTCCAGAAAGACTCCATTCTCAGGAAGTGGACTTGGGGTCCTCCCAGGGAGACTGTCTGATGGCTGGCAATGATTCTGAGGAGGCCCTCACTGCGCTGATGTCCAGGAAAACTGCCATCTCCCTATTTGAAGGGAAAGCCCTGGGCCTTGATAAAGCCATTCTTCATAGCATAGACTGCTGTT CATCTGATgataccaaaaagaaaatgtacagcTCCATCCTGGTGGTGGGAGGTGGCTTGATGTTTCACAAAGCTCAAGAATTTCTGCAGCACAGAATTCTCAACAAAATGCCACCTTCATTCAGGCGAATTATTGAAAATGTGGATGTGATCACAAGGCCCAAG GACATGGATCCCCGGCTGATTGCGTGGAAGGGAGGGGCAGTGTTGGCCTGTTTGGATACTACACAAGAGCTGTGGATTTACCAGCGAGAATGGCAGCGCTTTGGTGTCCGCATGTTACGAGAGCGAGCTGCTTTCGTGTGGTGA
- the Selenok gene encoding selenoprotein K, with protein MVYISNGQVLDSRSQSPWRLSLITDFFWGIAEFVVLFFKTLLQQDVKKGRGYRNSSDSRYDDGRGPPGNPPRRMGRINHLHGPSPPPMAGGUGR; from the exons ATGGTTTACATCTCGAACG GACAAGTGCTGGACAGCCGGAGTCAGTCCCCATGGAGATTATCTTTGATAACAGATTTCTTCTGGGGAATAGCTGAGTTTGTGGTTTTGTT TTTTAAAACTCTGCTACAGCAAGATGTGAAAAAAGGAAGAGGCTACAGAAACTCATCTGATTCCAGATACGATGATGGAAGAGG GCCACCAGGAAACCCTCCCCGAAGAATGGGTCGAATCAATCATCTTCATGGCCCTAGTCCTCCTCCAATGGCTGGTGGATGAGGAAGGTAA